The following are from one region of the Synechococcus sp. CBW1108 genome:
- a CDS encoding sugar transferase: MGWARPRLPLAVAASLDGAGLVLLAVAINALRQSTLANQQLLLLALVLIYLSLGWLFGSYTLLKQARLRRSRMLLRLATTAGASLVASALLGWLLRASPAITLLHRGSLIPLFSLLVPWSALVRLGLRQGRLLNTQPAWQIVALPQEAEAVGQEWRRSPSALPMPLVLEFSPTLWSSDPPSSAIALSSGVVAEANVLQFCEKVVGQGHPVISLTALAEQYLQRIPPRWVGDQWLLFSSRIDGEQSNFEQQLKRFADVLLSLVLLLLASPVLALAAGLIWLEDGAAVIYRQQRTGLLGQTFAVLKLRSMVPEAEGEDALWAKEGDDRVTRIGRWLRRTRLDELPQLINVLRGEMSLIGPRPERPELEVKLEAEIPNYRLRHWVRPGLSGWAQVNMPYTSSVEDSELKLSYDLFYLRNASLWLDLLIMAKTIKVVLKAAGR; the protein is encoded by the coding sequence ATGGGCTGGGCCCGCCCTCGCCTGCCCCTGGCCGTTGCCGCCAGCCTCGATGGGGCGGGATTGGTGCTGCTTGCCGTAGCCATCAACGCCCTGCGCCAGAGCACCCTGGCCAACCAACAGCTGCTGCTGCTGGCCTTGGTGCTGATCTATCTCAGCCTGGGCTGGCTGTTCGGCTCCTACACGCTGCTGAAACAGGCGCGGCTGCGCAGGAGCCGCATGCTTCTGCGGCTCGCCACCACCGCAGGGGCCTCTCTGGTGGCAAGCGCCCTGCTGGGCTGGCTGTTGCGGGCCTCTCCAGCAATCACCCTGCTGCACCGGGGCAGCCTGATTCCCCTGTTCAGCCTGCTGGTGCCCTGGAGCGCCCTTGTGCGCCTGGGCCTGCGCCAGGGGCGCCTGCTCAACACCCAGCCGGCCTGGCAGATCGTGGCGTTGCCGCAGGAAGCCGAGGCCGTGGGGCAGGAGTGGCGGCGCAGCCCAAGTGCCCTGCCGATGCCCCTGGTGCTTGAGTTCAGCCCAACGCTCTGGTCCAGCGATCCGCCCAGCTCAGCCATCGCCCTCAGCAGTGGCGTCGTCGCTGAAGCGAATGTGCTGCAGTTTTGCGAAAAGGTAGTGGGCCAGGGCCATCCCGTGATCTCCCTAACTGCCCTGGCGGAACAGTATCTGCAGCGGATTCCGCCCCGCTGGGTGGGCGATCAATGGCTGCTGTTCTCAAGCCGAATCGATGGGGAGCAGAGCAATTTCGAGCAGCAACTCAAACGCTTCGCCGATGTGCTGCTCAGCCTGGTGCTGCTGCTCCTGGCCAGCCCGGTGTTAGCCCTGGCGGCAGGGCTGATCTGGTTGGAGGATGGCGCTGCCGTGATCTATCGCCAGCAACGCACCGGCCTGCTGGGCCAAACTTTCGCCGTGCTCAAACTGCGCTCGATGGTGCCCGAGGCGGAAGGCGAAGACGCCCTCTGGGCCAAGGAAGGGGATGATCGCGTCACCCGGATAGGTCGCTGGCTGCGCAGAACCCGCCTCGACGAACTGCCCCAGCTGATCAACGTGCTCAGGGGTGAAATGAGCCTGATCGGCCCGCGGCCGGAACGACCCGAACTCGAGGTGAAGCTTGAGGCGGAGATTCCCAATTACCGGCTGCGCCACTGGGTGCGGCCCGGCCTGAGCGGCTGGGCCCAGGTGAATATGCCCTACACCTCCAGCGTGGAAGATTCGGAGCTCAAACTCAGCTACGACCTCTTTTATCTCCGCAACGCCAGCCTCTGGCTGGATCTGCTGATCATGGCCAAAACAATCAAAGTTGTTCTCAAAGCCGCCGGGCGCTAA
- a CDS encoding DUF561 domain-containing protein: protein MSRFEQLPAALQAALAERRLLKVIAGLTNFDSAAVERISRAAGQGGADLVDVACDPALVKLAARASGLPICVSAVDPELFPAAVAAGAAMVEIGNYDAFYPQGRIFDAAEVLELTRRSRALLAGVVLSVTVPHVLPLDQQEQLAVELVAAGADIIQTEGGTSARPFSAGSLGLIEKAAPTLAAAHAISRALAASPSQTSPSQTPVLCASGLSAVTVPLAIAAGASGVGVGSAVNRLSDPLAMVAAVRGLRDALGRALAPCLT from the coding sequence ATGTCGCGCTTCGAACAGCTGCCCGCTGCTCTGCAGGCCGCCCTGGCGGAGCGGCGCCTGCTGAAGGTGATCGCCGGACTCACCAACTTCGATTCGGCCGCGGTGGAGCGGATCAGTCGCGCCGCTGGCCAGGGGGGGGCCGATCTGGTGGATGTGGCCTGTGATCCGGCCCTGGTGAAGCTGGCGGCCCGGGCCAGTGGGCTGCCGATCTGCGTCAGCGCTGTGGATCCCGAGCTGTTTCCCGCTGCCGTGGCCGCCGGGGCCGCCATGGTCGAGATCGGCAACTACGACGCCTTCTATCCCCAGGGCCGCATCTTCGACGCCGCGGAGGTGCTCGAGCTAACTCGTCGCAGCCGCGCCCTGCTGGCTGGGGTGGTGCTGAGTGTCACCGTGCCCCACGTGCTGCCCCTCGACCAGCAGGAGCAGTTGGCGGTTGAGCTGGTGGCCGCCGGCGCCGACATCATCCAGACCGAGGGGGGCACCAGCGCCAGGCCCTTCAGTGCCGGCAGCCTGGGCCTGATCGAGAAGGCCGCCCCCACCCTCGCCGCGGCCCACGCCATCAGCCGCGCCCTGGCGGCGAGCCCCTCCCAAACCAGCCCTTCCCAGACTCCCGTGCTCTGCGCATCCGGTCTGTCGGCCGTCACCGTGCCCCTGGCGATTGCCGCTGGTGCCAGCGGCGTGGGGGTGGGATCGGCGGTGAACCGGCTCTCCGATCCCCTGGCCATGGTTGCGGCGGTGCGCGGCTTGCGCGATGCCCTGGGGAGGGCCCTGGCCCCATGCCTAACCTGA
- the uvrB gene encoding excinuclease ABC subunit UvrB has translation MVPFQLHAPYLPKGDQPTAIAGLVSGVESGERYQTLLGATGTGKTFTIANVIAQTGRPALVLAHNKTLAAQLCNELREFFPHNAVEYFISYYDYYQPEAYVPVSDTYIAKTASINEEIDMLRHSATRSLFERRDVIVVASISCIYGLGIPSEYLKAAVKFQVGETLNLRGSLRELVNNQYSRNDLEISRGRFRVRGDVLEIGPAYEDRLVRIELFGDEVEAIRYVDPTTGEILQSLECINIYPAKHFVTPKERLGEAIQAIRSELRERLELLNGQGRLLEAQRLEQRTTYDLEMLEQVGYCNGVENYARHLACREAGTPPECLIDYFPKDWLLVVDESHVTCSQLQAMYNGDQSRKQVLIEHGFRLPSAADNRPLKGSEFWEKAQQTIFVSATPGNWEMEQSHGQVVQQVIRPTGVLDPIVEVRPTEGQVDDLLGEIRTRAEKQERVLVTTLTKRMAEDLTDYLAENGVRVRYLHSEIHSLERIEIIQDLRNGEYDVLVGVNLLREGLDLPEVSLVAILDADKEGFLRAERSLIQTIGRAARHIEGVALLYANNLTDSMAKAISETERRRAIQHAYNQRHGITPTPAGKRAGNSILASLELSRRLSDDQLEQATEQAEHNEVPLDALPELIQQLEEKMKGAAKNLEFEEAANLRDKIKNLRQKLVGRA, from the coding sequence ATGGTTCCGTTCCAGCTCCACGCCCCTTACCTGCCCAAGGGCGACCAGCCCACGGCCATTGCCGGGCTGGTGAGCGGGGTGGAGTCGGGCGAGCGCTACCAGACCCTGCTGGGGGCCACCGGCACCGGCAAGACCTTCACGATCGCCAACGTGATCGCCCAGACCGGCCGGCCGGCCCTGGTGCTGGCCCACAACAAAACCCTGGCGGCCCAGCTGTGCAATGAGCTGCGGGAGTTTTTCCCGCACAACGCCGTTGAATATTTCATCAGCTACTACGACTACTACCAGCCGGAGGCCTACGTGCCCGTCTCCGACACCTACATCGCCAAAACAGCCTCGATCAACGAAGAGATCGACATGCTGCGCCACTCGGCGACGCGCTCGTTGTTTGAGCGCCGCGATGTGATCGTGGTGGCCTCGATCAGCTGCATCTACGGCCTGGGTATTCCCAGTGAATACCTCAAGGCGGCGGTGAAATTTCAGGTGGGGGAGACCCTCAACCTGCGCGGCTCTTTGCGGGAGCTGGTGAACAACCAGTACTCCCGCAACGACCTGGAAATCTCGCGCGGGCGCTTCCGGGTGCGGGGCGATGTGCTGGAAATCGGCCCGGCCTATGAAGACCGGCTGGTGCGGATTGAGCTGTTCGGCGATGAGGTGGAGGCGATTCGCTACGTAGATCCCACCACCGGCGAAATCCTGCAGAGCTTGGAATGCATAAATATCTATCCGGCCAAGCACTTCGTGACCCCCAAGGAGCGGTTGGGGGAGGCGATCCAGGCGATTCGCAGCGAGTTGCGCGAACGCTTGGAACTTCTAAACGGCCAGGGGCGGCTGCTGGAGGCCCAGCGCCTGGAGCAGCGCACCACCTACGACCTGGAGATGCTCGAGCAGGTGGGCTACTGCAATGGGGTGGAGAACTACGCCCGCCACCTGGCCTGCCGCGAAGCGGGTACGCCGCCTGAGTGCCTGATTGACTACTTCCCCAAGGACTGGCTGCTGGTGGTTGATGAGAGCCACGTCACCTGCTCCCAGCTGCAGGCCATGTACAACGGCGACCAGTCGCGCAAACAGGTGCTGATCGAGCACGGCTTCCGCCTGCCTTCAGCTGCCGATAACCGGCCGCTGAAGGGCTCGGAGTTCTGGGAGAAGGCCCAGCAGACGATCTTCGTGAGCGCCACCCCGGGCAACTGGGAGATGGAGCAGAGCCACGGCCAGGTGGTGCAGCAGGTGATCCGGCCCACCGGCGTGCTCGATCCGATCGTGGAGGTGCGACCCACCGAGGGTCAGGTGGACGACCTGCTGGGCGAGATCCGCACCCGGGCCGAGAAGCAGGAGCGGGTGCTGGTGACCACCCTCACCAAGCGGATGGCGGAAGATCTCACCGACTATCTGGCGGAGAACGGGGTGCGGGTGCGCTACCTGCACTCGGAGATCCATTCGCTCGAGCGGATCGAGATCATCCAAGACCTGCGCAATGGCGAATACGACGTGCTGGTGGGGGTGAACCTGCTGCGGGAGGGCCTCGACCTGCCCGAGGTGTCCCTGGTGGCGATCCTCGATGCCGACAAGGAGGGCTTCCTGCGGGCCGAGCGCTCCCTGATCCAGACCATCGGCCGAGCTGCCCGCCATATCGAGGGTGTGGCCCTGCTCTACGCCAACAACCTCACCGATTCGATGGCGAAGGCGATCTCGGAAACGGAGCGCCGCCGGGCAATTCAGCACGCCTACAACCAACGGCACGGCATCACCCCCACCCCCGCCGGCAAGCGGGCCGGCAATTCGATCCTGGCCTCCTTGGAGCTGTCGCGCCGGCTCAGCGACGACCAGCTGGAGCAGGCCACCGAGCAGGCCGAACACAACGAGGTGCCGCTCGATGCCCTGCCGGAGCTGATCCAGCAGCTGGAGGAGAAGATGAAGGGGGCCGCCAAGAATCTGGAGTTCGAGGAGGCGGCCAACCTGCGTGACAAGATCAAAAACCTGCGCCAGAAGCTGGTGGGCAGGGCTTAG
- a CDS encoding phage holin family protein — MGSLIWLLQWPIRAVVLLIVAWLPLGVEVSSFPIALLSAVVIGLLGTLLIVPLKLVLGPIWAVTSLGGLISPVSLLFNWAITVILFGLAAWLIQGFRLRNGLVSAILGGVVYAVLSAVILRALGLDVDFTRAAGLQMAVPAA; from the coding sequence ATGGGTTCTCTGATCTGGCTTCTGCAGTGGCCAATCCGGGCCGTGGTGCTCTTGATCGTGGCCTGGTTGCCCCTCGGCGTGGAGGTGAGCAGCTTTCCGATTGCCCTGCTCTCGGCCGTGGTGATCGGCTTGCTCGGCACCTTGTTGATCGTACCCCTCAAGCTGGTGCTGGGTCCGATCTGGGCGGTCACCAGCCTGGGCGGCTTGATCAGTCCGGTGAGTCTGCTGTTCAACTGGGCCATCACCGTCATCCTGTTTGGCCTGGCGGCCTGGTTGATCCAGGGCTTTCGGCTCAGGAACGGCCTGGTCAGCGCGATCCTCGGCGGGGTGGTGTACGCGGTGCTGTCGGCTGTGATCCTGCGGGCCCTCGGCCTGGACGTGGACTTCACCAGGGCCGCTGGCCTGCAGATGGCCGTACCTGCAGCCTGA